The DNA region TAATCAACATGCTGTCCGATCGCCGCCCGACCTGAGCGGACCAGGACACTTGCTACTGCTCTTTACGCATATTACGTAGCAAGCTTTCGATATCGGATGGGCTGCTCTTTGGCCCCAGACCGCCCTGCGGCCCCAGCCCAGCGCCGGGCATCGGCAACGACGGGCCACCACGATGCTTTTTCTTTTTCTTGCCCTTCTTGCCGCTGCCGCCTTTATTGTTGGTCGATGGCTTGCCGCCCGCGCCGGGCATCATGCCCATCATGCCCTTCATCATCCGCTGCATCTCGCGGAACTGCTTGAGCAGCTCGTTGACATCGTCGAGATCCGTGCCTGAGCCGCGCGCGATGCGCTCTTTGCGGCTCTGCTTGATGATGTCGGGATTGCGCCGCTCCTCAGCCGTCATCGACTGGATGATCGCCTCGACGTGCTTGAGATCATCCTCGTTGATATGCTCGTCGATCTTGAGCTGCGACATGCCCGGAAGCATGCCCAAAATCTGCTGGAGCGGGCCGAGCCGACGCATCTGCTTCATCGCGTTCAAGAAATCTTCAAAGTCGAACTTGCCCTTCTGCATTTTCTTCTGCATCTTGGCCGCTTCGTCTTTGTCGATGTTCTCCTGCGCGCGCTCGATCAGCGTCAGTACGTCGCCCATGCCCAGGATGCGCGAGGCCAGGCGCGGCGGATCGAAGGCTTGCAGCCCGTCGACCTTTTCGCTGGTGCCCAGGAACTTGATCGGCACGCCCGTGACCTGACGGATCGAGAGCGCCGCGCCACCGCGCGCATCGCCGTCGATCTTGGTCATCACGAAGCCGGTCAGCGGCACGCGCCGGTTGAACTCCTCGGCAACCCGCACCGACTCCT from Herpetosiphonaceae bacterium includes:
- the ffh gene encoding signal recognition particle protein, which codes for PLANAQPGPTVLLLVGLNGAGKTTMAAKLALFLRKKHRNPLLVACDVYRPAAIKQLETLGKQIQVPVYTEGTEVAPPVIARHGLAEARKNGNQVVIIDTAGRLQIDEALMQELEEIRAEIQPHETLLVVDAMIGQESVRVAEEFNRRVPLTGFVMTKIDGDARGGAALSIRQVTGVPIKFLGTSEKVDGLQAFDPPRLASRILGMGDVLTLIERAQENIDKDEAAKMQKKMQKGKFDFEDFLNAMKQMRRLGPLQQILGMLPGMSQLKIDEHINEDDLKHVEAIIQSMTAEERRNPDIIKQSRKERIARGSGTDLDDVNELLKQFREMQRMMKGMMGMMPGAGGKPSTNNKGGSGKKGKKKKKHRGGPSLPMPGAGLGPQGGLGPKSSPSDIESLLRNMRKEQ